One stretch of Burkholderia oklahomensis C6786 DNA includes these proteins:
- a CDS encoding NAD(P)-binding domain-containing protein, whose product MDDLIYQDEHASLQPLEGLTVSVIGYGIQGRAFAANLRDSGVSVRVGNIDDRYFELARAEGHRVTGIAEAVAHADVVLLLIPDEAHGAVFDVDIALNLRDGALLCVAHGHSLVQGDVRPLAGRDLAMLAPRMYGDPIRRYYLAGQGAPAYFDIVADNTGHARDKVLAIARAVGFTRAGVMALGYRQETFLDLFQEQFLAPALVDLVETGFQVLVERGFNPKAALLEVYGSGEMGKMVLDGADIGLDEVVALQGSPTCQVGYHRWRGRTLPAAVRELAARVLDQIDSGDFSAYLKEHAANDYASLDEARRAVLKRPLNVTHAQVRAAFRFPAESAGGLYQSTTAAADAEPEVTR is encoded by the coding sequence ATGGACGATCTCATCTATCAAGACGAACACGCGTCGCTGCAACCGCTCGAAGGCCTGACCGTGAGCGTGATCGGCTACGGCATCCAGGGCCGCGCATTCGCCGCGAATCTGCGCGACAGCGGCGTTTCGGTGCGCGTCGGCAACATCGACGACCGCTACTTCGAGCTCGCGCGAGCGGAGGGCCATCGCGTGACGGGCATCGCGGAAGCGGTCGCGCACGCGGACGTCGTGCTGCTGCTGATTCCGGACGAAGCGCACGGCGCGGTGTTCGACGTCGACATCGCGCTGAACCTGCGCGACGGCGCGCTCTTGTGCGTCGCGCACGGGCACTCGCTCGTGCAGGGCGACGTCCGCCCGCTCGCGGGGCGCGACCTCGCGATGCTCGCGCCGCGCATGTACGGCGATCCGATCCGCCGCTACTACCTCGCCGGGCAGGGCGCGCCCGCCTACTTCGACATCGTCGCGGACAACACCGGCCACGCGCGCGACAAGGTGCTCGCGATCGCGCGCGCGGTCGGCTTCACGCGCGCGGGCGTGATGGCGCTCGGCTACCGGCAGGAGACGTTCCTCGATCTGTTCCAGGAGCAGTTCCTCGCGCCCGCGCTCGTCGATCTCGTCGAGACGGGGTTTCAGGTGCTCGTCGAGCGCGGCTTCAATCCGAAGGCCGCGCTGCTCGAAGTCTACGGCTCCGGCGAGATGGGCAAGATGGTGCTCGACGGCGCGGACATCGGGCTCGACGAAGTCGTCGCGCTGCAAGGCTCGCCGACCTGTCAGGTCGGCTATCACCGCTGGCGCGGCCGCACGCTGCCCGCCGCCGTGCGCGAACTCGCCGCGCGCGTGCTCGATCAGATCGACAGCGGCGACTTCTCCGCGTATCTGAAGGAGCATGCGGCGAACGACTATGCGTCGCTCGACGAAGCGCGCCGCGCGGTGCTGAAGCGGCCGCTCAACGTGACGCATGCGCAGGTTCGCGCGGCGTTCCGGTTCCCGGCCGAGAGCGCGGGCGGGCTCTATCAATCGACGACGGCCGCCGCCGACGCCGAGCCGGAGGTCACGCGATGA